In Pseudomonadales bacterium, a single window of DNA contains:
- a CDS encoding DUF819 family protein: MSIIASDNVLALGTVLFALAWFGFWMDTNSIGKKTSGVIWILWVAMALSNTNIIPLQAPTYDFVGGTLVPLAIPLLLFKADLRKIFRESGVVMITFCLASMATVIGAVLGFYLLELGDIGPKVAGVYSGAWIGGMVNFLAVSQAVEMTPDEFSVALSASAVVSILALMMLLAIPSVRWITNRIPSALLGDEILEGDHPLSAGESYEVRLKLAHVCGALAISFAICAVAQLIAQALKMEHYSILFITVLTILVANLFPTMMANLEGDFELGMLIMYLFFVVAGASTDATSFLGSALYLFFYGMCIIFIHLALVLTVARLFKVDLAEAIVASGAALVGPAVTAAIATSRGWKDLVTPAIMCGIFGYVIATFIGVTVTKMLT, translated from the coding sequence ATGTCGATAATAGCATCGGACAATGTTTTAGCACTTGGGACCGTGCTGTTCGCCTTGGCTTGGTTTGGTTTTTGGATGGATACCAACTCCATTGGCAAGAAGACCTCCGGTGTTATCTGGATTCTATGGGTAGCAATGGCGCTCTCTAATACAAACATCATTCCGCTTCAGGCCCCCACCTATGATTTTGTTGGCGGGACACTCGTTCCTCTAGCGATCCCCTTACTTCTCTTTAAGGCAGATTTACGCAAAATCTTTAGAGAAAGCGGTGTTGTGATGATCACATTTTGCCTTGCCAGCATGGCGACTGTTATCGGTGCAGTTCTGGGGTTTTACTTGCTTGAATTGGGTGATATAGGGCCAAAAGTGGCCGGTGTGTATTCTGGCGCCTGGATCGGAGGCATGGTGAATTTTCTCGCGGTATCCCAAGCGGTTGAAATGACGCCGGATGAGTTTAGCGTTGCCCTCAGTGCCAGTGCCGTAGTGAGTATTCTAGCGCTAATGATGTTGCTCGCCATTCCTTCGGTGCGCTGGATAACTAATCGAATACCCTCTGCCTTATTAGGCGATGAAATACTAGAGGGTGATCATCCTTTAAGTGCTGGAGAGAGTTATGAGGTTCGATTAAAACTGGCTCACGTCTGTGGTGCTCTGGCCATTAGCTTTGCGATCTGTGCGGTTGCTCAGTTGATCGCGCAGGCCTTGAAGATGGAGCATTACAGTATTTTGTTTATTACCGTACTGACGATTTTGGTAGCCAACCTATTCCCCACAATGATGGCAAATCTGGAAGGCGATTTTGAGCTAGGCATGCTGATTATGTATCTATTTTTTGTTGTTGCCGGAGCAAGTACCGATGCAACATCCTTTTTGGGCTCAGCACTGTATCTGTTTTTTTACGGTATGTGCATTATTTTCATCCACCTGGCATTGGTATTGACCGTCGCCAGGCTGTTTAAAGTTGATTTGGCCGAAGCAATTGTGGCATCGGGAGCGGCGCTGGTCGGGCCTGCAGTGACGGCAGCGATTGCAACTTCACGTGGTTGGAAAGACTTGGTTACCCCCGCAATAATGTGCGGAATTTTTGGCTATGTCATCGCCACATTTATTGGCGTAACAGTAACCAAAATGCTTACTTGA
- a CDS encoding multidrug effflux MFS transporter, with product MAETANLQRFTLIVVLAITSSFAPLSVDFFAPSMPNATRDLAVSTEAIQNTLYLFFIGYGLAPFLWGLLADRLGRRRVMLTGIFVYCTASIGCYLSSGIFELSILRLMQGIGAACGVVVARAVLRDIHGPTGATKAISGMFLIMVWVPILGPILGGYLATHFSWRSSFLIMTLTAGITMLGCFLWQSETRPERGCSDRQQPKNNWYLVLANPAFVRHALANMFCVGTMLLFISNYSYLAEQHYQLSASANGYVLAAFNASISVGVYLVRWLAPRLGVERTIYIGLWVALAGWSMLWVLCFKSIPGAILILLPVVLACLGTGMVLSLSVGQALVPFAYAAGAASALFVCVQSAGSSLISYLATHSSDSTLSAITTVLLICSALALFSMKFINSAVKP from the coding sequence ATGGCTGAAACCGCTAACCTTCAACGCTTTACACTGATCGTAGTCTTAGCGATAACCAGCTCATTCGCGCCATTGTCGGTAGATTTTTTTGCGCCCTCTATGCCAAATGCAACACGGGATTTGGCGGTTTCGACGGAAGCGATTCAAAACACACTTTATCTGTTTTTTATTGGTTACGGGCTTGCGCCTTTCCTCTGGGGGTTGCTTGCAGATCGACTTGGTAGACGCAGGGTGATGTTAACCGGAATATTCGTTTACTGCACGGCCTCTATCGGCTGCTATCTTTCATCAGGGATTTTTGAGTTATCCATTCTCAGGCTGATGCAGGGCATAGGTGCCGCTTGCGGAGTGGTGGTTGCACGCGCAGTACTGAGGGACATACATGGACCCACGGGAGCGACCAAAGCGATTTCCGGTATGTTTCTTATTATGGTTTGGGTACCCATTTTAGGGCCCATCTTGGGGGGTTATTTGGCTACCCATTTTAGTTGGCGGAGCAGTTTTTTGATTATGACACTGACCGCTGGGATTACGATGTTGGGCTGTTTTCTGTGGCAATCTGAAACCCGCCCGGAAAGGGGATGCTCAGATAGGCAGCAACCGAAAAATAACTGGTACTTGGTATTAGCAAATCCAGCCTTTGTTAGACACGCGCTGGCTAACATGTTTTGCGTGGGTACCATGCTTTTATTTATTTCTAATTACAGCTACCTTGCCGAACAGCATTATCAGCTCTCGGCTAGCGCAAATGGTTATGTTCTGGCCGCCTTTAATGCGAGCATTTCTGTCGGCGTTTATCTGGTGCGATGGCTTGCGCCACGGTTGGGGGTCGAGCGAACAATCTACATTGGGTTATGGGTGGCGCTGGCTGGTTGGTCAATGCTCTGGGTGCTCTGTTTTAAGTCCATTCCAGGAGCGATACTTATTTTGTTACCGGTTGTGCTGGCCTGCCTTGGTACCGGTATGGTACTTAGCCTGTCTGTTGGGCAGGCACTGGTTCCCTTTGCTTATGCTGCAGGCGCGGCATCTGCACTTTTTGTTTGCGTGCAGTCGGCCGGTTCATCATTGATTAGTTATTTGGCAACACATTCTTCCGATAGCACTTTATCCGCAATAACAACAGTCTTGCTTATCTGTTCAGCGTTAGCCTTGTTTAGCATGAAATTTATTAATAGCGCAGTAAAACCATGA
- a CDS encoding amidohydrolase family protein, which produces MKNLYIWTLSFLLIMTSFLGHADQSQDVTLIYAGKVLLEAGRSPQEKVSILVVGETIEKIIPGFVDPAELSAVNKVKVVNLQDKFVLPGLIDAHVHLLMLYKGDRATTTEGQNALHGAYNAKMTLEAGFTTVRDLGAPDSSIFALRDEINAGRIAGPRILAAGAAIAVTGGHGDDTGYNEELWHETASGGVCDGVAECRKAVRRQIKRSADVIKITATGGGGKPQGGPDAEPEFFEDEFIAAVETAHRLEKKVAVHAHGTKGIQLALRAGVDSVEHGTFLDNDTIQLFKKTGAFLVPTLSVRDNLKADIDEMPAYIQERARYIVEITPKLMGDAHRKGVKFALGSDAGVVAHGNNVRELEWLVEIGMTPHQALKAATLNAAELLDLSDKVGKIAIGMSADMIAVEGDPLADITALRNIRLVMKSGQIYLQH; this is translated from the coding sequence ATGAAGAATCTGTATATCTGGACACTTAGCTTCTTACTCATCATGACTAGTTTCTTAGGGCATGCCGACCAGTCCCAAGATGTTACCTTAATTTATGCCGGTAAAGTGCTATTAGAGGCGGGCAGAAGTCCCCAGGAAAAGGTCAGTATTCTAGTGGTTGGAGAGACGATTGAAAAAATCATTCCTGGATTTGTTGACCCTGCTGAGCTGTCTGCTGTTAACAAAGTTAAGGTTGTTAATCTTCAGGATAAGTTTGTTCTTCCGGGATTGATTGACGCGCACGTGCATCTTCTCATGCTTTACAAGGGTGATCGTGCGACTACAACCGAAGGACAGAATGCTTTGCATGGTGCTTATAATGCCAAAATGACCCTAGAGGCTGGCTTCACGACTGTACGCGATTTAGGCGCCCCTGACAGTTCAATTTTTGCACTACGCGACGAGATTAATGCAGGACGCATTGCCGGACCGAGAATACTAGCCGCTGGTGCTGCAATCGCTGTAACTGGCGGGCATGGTGACGATACAGGTTACAATGAAGAATTATGGCACGAAACCGCTAGCGGAGGTGTTTGTGATGGTGTTGCCGAATGTCGCAAAGCGGTCAGACGGCAGATAAAACGCAGTGCCGATGTAATTAAAATAACGGCCACTGGTGGTGGCGGTAAGCCCCAAGGGGGACCGGATGCGGAACCAGAATTTTTTGAGGATGAGTTTATCGCTGCTGTCGAAACGGCCCATCGTTTAGAAAAGAAAGTAGCCGTTCATGCGCATGGCACCAAAGGTATTCAACTTGCTTTGCGCGCTGGGGTGGATTCCGTCGAGCACGGGACTTTTTTGGATAATGACACCATCCAGTTATTTAAAAAAACAGGGGCTTTTTTGGTGCCCACGTTGTCGGTGCGTGACAACTTAAAAGCAGATATTGATGAAATGCCTGCTTATATCCAAGAACGAGCGAGATATATCGTTGAGATAACCCCTAAGTTGATGGGTGACGCCCATCGCAAAGGTGTCAAGTTTGCGCTGGGATCAGATGCTGGCGTGGTTGCTCATGGTAACAATGTGAGAGAGTTGGAATGGTTGGTTGAAATTGGCATGACCCCACACCAAGCATTAAAAGCCGCGACTCTTAACGCGGCGGAATTGCTTGATCTGAGCGATAAGGTTGGAAAAATAGCGATTGGGATGTCGGCAGATATGATCGCTGTCGAAGGCGATCCTCTAGCCGATATAACTGCGTTAAGGAATATCAGGCTCGTAATGAAGTCAGGTCAAATTTACCTCCAACACTAA
- a CDS encoding sugar kinase, producing MKIVDSSKESLRSAPEKSSLNWPGAGTQRVAAIGECMIEITEREGVGLSYGYAGDTLNTAVYLAREFNDCGHKVDYVTAVGDDDFSQQMVKLWIDEGVGTELVTVIPGELPGLYWVRTDNSGERSFFYWRKETAAQKLMEATRAFGLAEQLAHYNIIYLSGITLAILLKESRELLLAMLDQLRRSGVLIVFDTNYRPKLWGSKQEAAFWITRLAEIAHVATVSFDDEQAVFGDGSTKDTIARLHATGVEEVIVKNGAKPCMVSDTQTLIEVPLKTIVKQVDTTAAGDSFNAGYINARISGKGLQESVECAQKIAAMVVQFPGAVIPK from the coding sequence ATGAAAATAGTAGATAGCTCGAAAGAGTCTCTGCGGTCGGCGCCTGAAAAATCAAGCCTGAACTGGCCAGGTGCGGGTACTCAACGCGTAGCCGCAATTGGCGAGTGTATGATTGAAATCACTGAACGTGAGGGCGTTGGGCTTTCCTACGGTTATGCTGGCGATACGCTCAATACTGCGGTTTATCTGGCGCGTGAATTTAACGATTGTGGCCATAAGGTCGATTACGTTACCGCCGTCGGAGATGATGATTTTAGTCAGCAAATGGTCAAACTTTGGATTGACGAAGGTGTTGGCACGGAACTGGTAACGGTTATCCCCGGCGAGCTACCAGGGCTTTATTGGGTTCGTACCGACAATAGCGGTGAACGCAGTTTTTTTTATTGGCGCAAGGAAACAGCTGCCCAAAAATTGATGGAGGCCACTCGCGCCTTCGGTTTGGCAGAACAACTGGCGCATTACAATATAATTTATTTGTCTGGTATTACTCTCGCTATTCTACTGAAGGAAAGCAGGGAATTATTACTCGCCATGCTGGATCAATTAAGGCGATCCGGAGTGCTGATAGTTTTCGATACCAATTATCGCCCCAAACTTTGGGGCTCCAAACAGGAAGCTGCTTTTTGGATCACCCGGCTAGCTGAAATTGCCCATGTCGCTACCGTCAGTTTTGATGATGAGCAAGCTGTTTTCGGAGATGGCTCCACTAAAGATACGATAGCACGCCTACACGCAACTGGCGTGGAAGAAGTGATTGTCAAGAATGGCGCAAAACCATGCATGGTCTCTGATACGCAAACCCTGATTGAAGTGCCGTTAAAAACCATTGTTAAACAGGTAGACACAACCGCAGCGGGAGATTCCTTTAATGCCGGTTATATAAACGCCAGAATTAGCGGTAAAGGACTTCAGGAATCCGTTGAATGTGCTCAAAAAATTGCGGCGATGGTTGTGCAATTTCCCGGTGCCGTCATTCCTAAATAG
- a CDS encoding PD40 domain-containing protein, producing the protein MTTILMVLKMPLSNAAIDARLLRFPDVSADKILFTYASDLWIAPLSGGRAYRLTSDGGSEKRGKFSPDGTQVAYSATYQENRNIFTLDVEGGIPKQVTYHPDPMAILDWSADGKQLLFASTMYSERPRYNKLFLVNARGGLPEQLPLFYGETAALSADGSQLIYTFYKDFQEESWKRYEGGRAPDLWLFDKNTGISRKLTDYVGPDSQPMWAGDMVYYLSENGAHQRSNIWALDLMTGAKKQITHFIDYDVRHPSIGPSHIVFQQADRLYLLSLADNQVKPIDIDLVIDQQSLTEKPQSVEKRITSSALSADAKAVYFEARGDIFKLDAEHGVATNLTQTPGIAERYPSPSPDGQSLAYFSDQSGEYQLVLHQLNSSASKTLTHFTQGYRYRPQWSPDSKKIAFIDNEQVLRVIDVKSAKMTVIDKGLRRGHYELENFQVSWSADSRWLAFSRHLENLNQAIFLYEVASQKLTQATSGDYNDFDPVFDPQGNYLYLLSHRQFSPIFGDIDETWTYANSTTIGLIPLRLNTLSPFHPGWRRLEVSSKVEIDLTDFENRLVLLPLKAGRYVNLSAVPDKLIYQEQPTQDPDKKDGAILKYYDLTTKTESNIIADVSGFELSHSGEKILLQKDEVYGLVEVAKDQELKEKLATANLIAAPNLKAEYRQMVSEAKRYVRDFFYDPGIHGLDWPAVVDSYRRWLPYVNNEEDMTVLLTELAAELSGGHIWATAADSRWRPKNETVGLLGVDFEVADNAYRIKKIYASGAYADAPVSPLAAPGLNVKVGDYLLAVNGTPLSTQDDPWKAFQGQFEKVVRLSISHTPKLEDAREILVKTIASEQKLRELDWVASNRKKVAQASDGKLGYLYLPDTSLNGQNDLMRQFRAQFHKQGLIIDERFNMGGALGDRLVELLNRPPLNYFSSRNAMDYALPTIGHNGPKSLITNGWSYSGGDGFPFLFKTAQLGPLIGTQTWGGLIGPNLPLKFINGGAISAPPQRVYDIWGHWAEGNEGVRPDIVVENDPTRLYFGEDAQLDRAISETLKALETHPIIKVPEFPSARIRR; encoded by the coding sequence ATGACTACAATATTGATGGTATTAAAGATGCCATTGTCTAATGCAGCTATTGATGCCCGCTTGCTGCGTTTCCCCGATGTCTCAGCCGATAAAATCCTATTCACCTACGCCAGCGATCTTTGGATTGCTCCGCTCAGTGGTGGCCGCGCCTACCGCTTAACCTCCGATGGAGGGAGCGAAAAACGTGGCAAATTTTCTCCCGATGGAACGCAGGTTGCTTATAGCGCCACCTATCAGGAAAACAGAAATATTTTCACCTTAGATGTTGAAGGTGGTATTCCAAAACAAGTGACTTACCACCCTGATCCAATGGCTATTTTGGATTGGAGCGCCGACGGCAAGCAGCTGCTATTTGCCAGCACCATGTATAGTGAACGTCCACGCTACAATAAATTGTTTCTGGTCAATGCGCGCGGTGGCTTACCGGAGCAATTACCGCTTTTTTACGGAGAAACGGCGGCACTGTCGGCGGATGGGAGCCAGCTTATATACACCTTCTACAAGGATTTTCAGGAAGAATCCTGGAAGCGCTATGAGGGAGGCCGAGCACCGGATTTGTGGTTGTTTGATAAAAACACGGGAATATCCAGAAAATTGACAGATTACGTCGGCCCCGATTCACAGCCGATGTGGGCTGGGGATATGGTGTATTACCTGTCCGAAAATGGTGCGCATCAACGTAGCAATATTTGGGCACTTGATTTAATGACAGGGGCAAAAAAGCAGATCACACATTTTATTGATTATGACGTACGTCATCCATCAATTGGGCCAAGCCATATAGTGTTTCAACAAGCCGACCGGCTTTACTTACTCTCTCTTGCCGACAATCAGGTGAAGCCTATTGATATTGATCTGGTGATTGATCAGCAGAGTCTAACTGAGAAACCCCAGTCAGTGGAAAAGCGTATTACCAGTTCAGCACTATCGGCAGACGCGAAAGCCGTTTATTTTGAAGCTAGGGGAGACATTTTTAAACTCGATGCTGAACACGGGGTTGCAACCAATCTGACACAAACGCCTGGAATTGCTGAGCGTTATCCCAGCCCTTCACCGGATGGTCAGAGCTTGGCTTATTTTTCTGACCAGAGCGGGGAGTATCAGTTGGTGCTGCATCAGTTGAATTCGAGCGCATCAAAAACGCTTACCCATTTCACCCAAGGCTATCGCTACCGCCCACAATGGTCGCCTGACAGCAAAAAAATAGCATTTATTGATAATGAGCAGGTGCTTCGAGTTATCGATGTCAAATCAGCAAAGATGACTGTAATCGATAAAGGTTTGAGGCGGGGCCATTATGAACTGGAGAACTTTCAAGTTTCCTGGTCGGCAGATAGTCGTTGGCTAGCGTTTTCAAGGCATCTGGAAAATTTGAACCAGGCTATTTTTCTCTATGAAGTGGCTTCCCAAAAACTGACGCAGGCAACCAGCGGTGACTACAACGATTTTGATCCGGTGTTTGATCCGCAAGGAAACTACCTTTACTTGCTTTCTCACCGTCAATTTTCTCCGATTTTCGGAGACATCGATGAAACTTGGACTTACGCCAATTCCACGACCATTGGATTGATACCTCTTAGGTTAAACACTTTGTCACCGTTCCATCCAGGTTGGCGCCGGTTGGAAGTATCGTCAAAGGTTGAAATTGATCTTACCGACTTTGAAAATCGCTTAGTGCTGCTACCGTTGAAGGCGGGACGCTACGTCAACCTGAGTGCTGTTCCAGATAAATTGATTTATCAGGAACAGCCAACGCAAGACCCCGATAAAAAGGATGGCGCGATACTTAAGTATTACGACCTCACAACAAAAACCGAGAGCAATATTATTGCTGACGTGAGTGGCTTCGAACTGTCCCATAGCGGCGAAAAAATACTATTACAAAAGGATGAGGTTTATGGCCTTGTGGAGGTTGCTAAAGATCAGGAATTGAAGGAAAAACTAGCGACTGCAAACCTAATCGCTGCACCTAACCTGAAGGCTGAATACCGACAAATGGTGAGCGAAGCGAAACGCTACGTCAGAGATTTTTTTTATGACCCCGGAATTCATGGTTTGGACTGGCCCGCGGTGGTCGATAGTTACCGACGCTGGTTACCCTATGTGAACAACGAAGAAGACATGACAGTGCTGTTGACCGAATTGGCCGCTGAACTTTCTGGGGGACATATTTGGGCGACGGCGGCAGATTCGCGTTGGCGCCCCAAAAACGAAACAGTTGGCCTTTTAGGTGTTGATTTTGAAGTAGCGGATAACGCGTACCGCATTAAGAAAATCTATGCCAGTGGGGCTTACGCCGATGCGCCTGTCTCACCGCTTGCAGCGCCGGGGCTTAATGTTAAGGTGGGTGATTATCTGTTGGCAGTCAACGGCACGCCTTTATCGACCCAGGATGATCCCTGGAAAGCCTTTCAAGGCCAATTTGAAAAAGTAGTACGGCTCTCTATCAGCCACACGCCTAAGCTTGAAGATGCCCGAGAGATTCTGGTCAAAACAATCGCCAGTGAACAAAAGTTACGTGAGCTGGATTGGGTTGCCTCAAATCGCAAAAAGGTGGCCCAAGCGAGTGATGGTAAATTGGGCTACCTGTACCTGCCTGACACCTCGCTGAATGGCCAAAATGATTTGATGCGCCAGTTTCGGGCACAGTTTCACAAACAAGGTTTAATTATTGATGAGCGTTTTAATATGGGGGGAGCGTTAGGTGATCGCTTAGTAGAACTGCTCAACAGACCGCCGTTAAATTATTTTAGTAGCCGTAACGCAATGGATTATGCTTTACCGACGATCGGCCATAATGGCCCGAAATCCTTAATTACCAACGGTTGGAGCTACTCTGGTGGGGATGGTTTTCCTTTCTTATTTAAAACAGCTCAGTTGGGTCCTCTGATTGGCACTCAGACTTGGGGTGGTTTGATTGGTCCAAACCTGCCTCTTAAATTCATCAATGGCGGCGCCATTTCAGCTCCTCCGCAACGGGTATATGACATTTGGGGTCATTGGGCTGAGGGTAATGAGGGAGTTCGACCTGATATTGTCGTAGAAAATGATCCAACCAGATTGTATTTTGGAGAGGACGCACAGCTCGATCGTGCTATTAGCGAAACCCTGAAAGCGCTAGAAACCCATCCAATAATCAAAGTACCTGAATTTCCCAGCGCTCGCATCAGGAGATAA